Proteins encoded within one genomic window of Bacillus sp. F19:
- a CDS encoding spore germination protein, translated as MFYLNKTTERSDVLASSLYEGKVAIIVAADKRLLSIKN; from the coding sequence ATCTTTTACTTAAACAAAACAACAGAACGATCAGATGTTCTCGCATCCTCATTATATGAAGGAAAGGTAGCAATTATTGTGGCTGCGGACAAAAGACTCCTCTCGATCAAAAATTAA